The Dethiosulfovibrio peptidovorans DSM 11002 nucleotide sequence CCTTCGATCCCGAATCGTTTTTTTTCAAAGAGCCTCTCTCGGGGGGAGCTGCTCCGGAGAGAGGGATAGGCATAAAGTTAATGAAGGGCGCCATGGACAGGGTGGAGTTCGTCAATCTCGGCAAGGGCGGAAAATTGGTCAGGATGACCAAATACTTTCGTCACAGGAGGATAGACAGTTATTTCACCGATGGGGAATTGGTCGATTCACCTGAAGAGGAGTCTTTTTTGGGGCCATTTGAGGTTAGAGTCATGAAGTCGGAGGAGGCGCTGGAGATATCTCGCTGTGCCTATCGAGCCTACGGTTACAGCTACAGGGAGTTCGTATATTACCCGGAGAGGATAAGAGAGCTCAACGAAAGCGGAATGATGAGGTCCTTCGTCGCAATCGATTCCAGAAATTCCCTCGTGGGACATCTGGCCCTTTCGTTTTCCGATCTCGATTCCGTCATAGCCGAGATGGCTGCGGCTTTCGTAAACCCATCCTGTCGGGGCCAGGGAATTCTCGGGATGATGAACGAGATGGTCATGGCGGAGGCGGAGAGATCGGGTCTTCAGGGATTGTTCGTCCACGCAGTGACCAGTCACGTAGCTTCACAGAGGGGAGCAGCCAAGTCCGGTTTCATGTCTACCGGGATTCTTTTGGGGGCGTTGTTCTCAGACTTGAACTTCAAGGCCCTGGCTGGAGAGGTGAGACAGAGGGAGAGTGCGGCGATTATGTATCGTCCCCTGTGCCATCGTGTGGATTACGATATCTGGGTTCCCGATAGATACGTGTCCATCGTATCCGCCATAGTCGCTTCCTGCGGGGTGAACGGGAAGGTCCGATCGTCTCCAGTCTCCCTTCCGGAGAGAGCCTCTAGAAGAGGAGAGGGGAACAGAGCCTACAAGGTGGGGGAGTTCAACTTCGGGGAGATAAGAATAGTGGATTTCGGCCAGGATTCTTTGACTGATCTGCATCAAAGGCTGAGGGAGTTTCGCAGGGATCGGCTAGACGTCGTGTACCTTTATCTGGACGCAGAGGTCCCCGAGGCTGTGCCCTTCGCCGAGGAATGCCGCCGAATGGGATTCGTGTTTTCCGGATATCTCCCGGGAGAGCTGAGGGGACACGATGCCTTGATCCTTCAGTATCTAGACGAAACGTCTTTGGATCCGTCTAGGATAAATCTCGCCGGTAAGATGGGGCAGGATATACTGGAGTATATAGTTGCCGAGATGGATGAAAGGGAGGAGTCTCTATGAGAGAGTTCCCAGCGGTGGATGCCTACAGTTGTATCGATAAAGCCTTTGGCCGTACCGAGGAATCGGATAGGCTTTTTCTCGAGGCAATCAGAGAGAACTACCTGTTTCAGCTCAGTTGTCAGTCTTACGTCAGAGCTCTTATGGAGAGATACGATTTTTCTCCTGAAGATCTAAAGGGGCCGGAGGATGTATTGAAACTCCCTCCTGTTTTCGTGGATACCATGAAATACCATCGTTTTATCTCTGTTCCGGAAAAGGACGTTATCATGACACTGACCAGTTCTGGGACCAGCGGGCAGGTTACCCAGGCGTTGTTTGACCGTCCCGGTGTGGAGAGAATACAGCGTATATCCAGTAAGATATTTAACGATATAGGTTTTTGTTCGTCCAGACCTGCGGGGTATCTCATGTTCAGCTATGCCAGAGAGGACGCCCAATCCATCGGCACCAGTTGGAGCGATGAGCAGGAGATGAAGTGCGCTCCTGTTTCAGAAGAGAAATGGCTGCTTCGCAAGAACGATGAGGGAATATTCGATTTCGATCCCGAGGAGGCTGTTGATGCCCTTGCGGATATGGCCGAGAGGGGACCTGTGCGTCTTCTCGGTTTCCCCTCCTTTATATTTCAGACCCTGGATGAATTAGATAGGCAGGGAAGGTCTATCCAGGTCGATGGAGACAGTTTCGTCATAGCCGGTGGAGGCTGGAAAAACCATGCAGGGGTGCCTATGACGCAGTCCGAGTTTGCCTCCGAACTGGAGAGGAGGATAGGACTTCCCAAGGAGAACGTCAGGGACCTCTACGGAATGGTCGAGCATGGCATACCCTATTGTTCCTGTCCGATGGGCCATCACCATGTTCCCGTGTTCTCCAGGGTGGCGGTCCGTCATCCTGTGACCATGGAATTTATGCCTCACGGGGAGGAGGGCCTGCTTCAGCTGATATCGCCTTGGAATGTCGCTCAGCCGAACTGTTCTATACTGTCCTCCGATCTGGTCCGGGTAGAGAAAGACTGTCCTTGCGGTATTCCCGGCGAATATATCGCTTCGATAAGAAGAGGCGGTAAGAAAAAACATAAGGGCTGTGCCATTGCGGCCCAGGAGATACTGGATAAAGTACGCGCCGATAGGGAGGGACGATAATCATGGAGAGCATGAGACATTTTCTT carries:
- a CDS encoding GNAT family N-acetyltransferase gives rise to the protein MAGESLRSSVSLPTDLTYLEPLEGFVRGLCRVAGCDQRDTSMVALAIEEAVSNVIQHGYDQGETDVFDVSFDVGAAGIVVEVHDKGLPFDPESFFFKEPLSGGAAPERGIGIKLMKGAMDRVEFVNLGKGGKLVRMTKYFRHRRIDSYFTDGELVDSPEEESFLGPFEVRVMKSEEALEISRCAYRAYGYSYREFVYYPERIRELNESGMMRSFVAIDSRNSLVGHLALSFSDLDSVIAEMAAAFVNPSCRGQGILGMMNEMVMAEAERSGLQGLFVHAVTSHVASQRGAAKSGFMSTGILLGALFSDLNFKALAGEVRQRESAAIMYRPLCHRVDYDIWVPDRYVSIVSAIVASCGVNGKVRSSPVSLPERASRRGEGNRAYKVGEFNFGEIRIVDFGQDSLTDLHQRLREFRRDRLDVVYLYLDAEVPEAVPFAEECRRMGFVFSGYLPGELRGHDALILQYLDETSLDPSRINLAGKMGQDILEYIVAEMDEREESL
- a CDS encoding acyl-protein synthetase LuxE translates to MREFPAVDAYSCIDKAFGRTEESDRLFLEAIRENYLFQLSCQSYVRALMERYDFSPEDLKGPEDVLKLPPVFVDTMKYHRFISVPEKDVIMTLTSSGTSGQVTQALFDRPGVERIQRISSKIFNDIGFCSSRPAGYLMFSYAREDAQSIGTSWSDEQEMKCAPVSEEKWLLRKNDEGIFDFDPEEAVDALADMAERGPVRLLGFPSFIFQTLDELDRQGRSIQVDGDSFVIAGGGWKNHAGVPMTQSEFASELERRIGLPKENVRDLYGMVEHGIPYCSCPMGHHHVPVFSRVAVRHPVTMEFMPHGEEGLLQLISPWNVAQPNCSILSSDLVRVEKDCPCGIPGEYIASIRRGGKKKHKGCAIAAQEILDKVRADREGR